A portion of the Drosophila sechellia strain sech25 chromosome 2R, ASM438219v1, whole genome shotgun sequence genome contains these proteins:
- the LOC116800455 gene encoding uncharacterized protein LOC116800455 gives MSCICQFHDLEDIATRDLVAFPLPASDDMSAFDEVDKESLGHNAPEIRLSASNLSDCRAENWLLKKKLREYEVTIENLEQLVTTIVEKQHQILSEMFSLRKQNRELQSECHLQREYHSLERNALMRELHDAQILCRSRNLDTGCRSDEHQGSLPLGDTLINSESSYDDFEEEDMSELDDGYQCNNKEDYEPSELSSGQNSGRTSPTLSSSVTEDSESADERFLNYISINQSHTSDSDSD, from the exons ATGTCCTGTATTTGCCAATTCCATGATCTCGAGGACATTGCCACCAGAGACCTAGTAGCGTTTCCTTTGCCTGCAAGTGACGACATGAGCGCTTTCGACGA GGTGGATAAAGAATCATTGGGACATAATGCTCCTGAGATTAGATTGTCCGCTTCAAATCTATCAGACTGCCGTGCAGAGAACTGGCTTCTTAAAAAGAAGTTACGCGAATACGAGGTTACAATTGAGAACCTTGAGCAGTTGGTGACTACTATAGTTGAGAAGCAGCATCAAATTTTAAGCGAAATGTTTTCCTTACGCAAACAAAACCGGGAGCTGCAATCCGAGTGTCATCTTCAACGCGAGTATCACTCATTGGAAAGAAATGCCTTGATGAGGGAGCTGCATGACGCTCAAATCTTGTGTAGAAGTCGAAATCTGGATACG GGATGTCGATCAGATGAACATCAAGGTAGTTTGCCACTTGGGGACACGCTTATTAACTCTGAATCCTCTTATGATGATTTCGAAGAGGAAGACATGAGTGAATTGGACGACGGATATCAGTGCAATAACAAAGAGGATTATGAGCCTTCAGAACTTAGTTCAGGTCAAAATTCTGGTAGGACATCACCGACCTTATCAAGCTCAGTAACAGAGGACTCGGAATCGGCTGACGAAAGATTTCTTAATTACATAAGCATTAATCAGAGCCATACTAGTGATAGCGATTCGGACTAA